Proteins from a single region of Lysinibacillus sp. JNUCC-52:
- the pfkB gene encoding 1-phosphofructokinase codes for MIYTVTLNPSIDLVVEVANFQINQINRIERERKFPGGKGINVSRVLNTIGVPSVALGFIGGFTGAFIQGALESEGIQTDLVKIQEDTRINIKLKTGKETEMNAQGPALTEQNIRELYKKLESLQQGDFLVLAGSIPPSLPKTFYSDLTRMYRTRGVKVVVDAGGNVLAEVLQNKPFLVKPNHHELSDLFGVAIKTFDEIISYGKKVVEMGAENVIVSMAGDGALLFTNGEVYKASIPKGEVVNSVGAGDSLVAGFIGTYAKEQNFSKAFQMAVASGSATTFSEDLASKEKIDFLFDQVTIKKI; via the coding sequence ATGATTTATACAGTAACACTTAATCCCTCTATTGACTTAGTTGTTGAGGTGGCCAATTTTCAAATCAATCAAATCAATCGTATTGAGCGTGAGCGTAAATTTCCAGGTGGAAAAGGAATCAATGTATCTCGTGTTTTAAACACGATTGGCGTCCCTTCTGTCGCATTAGGTTTTATTGGAGGCTTTACAGGAGCATTCATTCAAGGCGCGTTAGAAAGTGAAGGGATTCAAACAGATTTGGTAAAAATACAGGAAGATACTCGAATAAACATCAAGCTGAAAACAGGGAAAGAGACTGAAATGAATGCTCAAGGACCTGCTCTAACCGAACAAAATATACGGGAGTTATATAAAAAGTTAGAGAGCTTACAACAAGGCGATTTTTTAGTTTTAGCAGGCAGCATCCCTCCTTCACTGCCTAAAACCTTTTATTCAGATTTAACAAGGATGTATCGTACACGTGGAGTGAAAGTTGTAGTGGATGCGGGTGGAAATGTTTTGGCTGAAGTATTACAAAATAAGCCCTTTTTAGTAAAACCGAATCATCATGAGTTAAGCGATTTGTTCGGCGTTGCAATTAAGACGTTTGATGAAATCATTTCATACGGTAAAAAAGTTGTAGAAATGGGAGCTGAAAATGTGATTGTTTCAATGGCTGGCGATGGCGCACTGCTATTTACAAATGGTGAAGTTTACAAGGCTTCTATACCGAAAGGTGAAGTGGTGAATTCTGTAGGAGCAGGTGACTCGTTAGTAGCAGGCTTTATTGGCACTTATGCGAAAGAGCAAAACTTTAGTAAAGCATTCCAAATGGCTGTTGCAAGCGGAAGTGCTACTACTTTTAGCGAAGATTTAGCTTCAAAAGAAAAAATTGATTTTTTATTTGATCAAGTAACTATCAAAAAAATTTAA